The Pan paniscus chromosome 1, NHGRI_mPanPan1-v2.0_pri, whole genome shotgun sequence genome has a segment encoding these proteins:
- the PITHD1 gene encoding PITH domain-containing protein 1: MSHGHSHGGGGCRCAAEREEPPEQRGLAYGLYLRIDLERLQCLNESREGSGRGVFKPWEERSDRSKFVESDADEELLFNIPFTGNVKLKGIIIMGEDDDSHPSEMRLYKNIPQMSFDDTEREPDQTFSLNRDLTGELEYATKISRFSNVYHLSIHISKNFGADTTKVFYIGLRGEWTELRRHEVTICNYEASANPADHRVHQVTPQTHFIS; encoded by the exons ATGTCGCACGGTCACAGCCACGGCGGGGGCGGCTGCCGCTGCGCCGCCGAACGGGAGGAGCCGCCCGAGCAGCGCGGCCTGGCCTATGGCCTGTACCTGCGCATCGACCTGGAGCGGCTGCAGTGCCTTAACGAGAGCCGCGAGGGCAGCGGCCGCGGCGTCTTCAAGCCGTGGGAGGAGCGGAGCGACCGCTCCAAG TTTGTTGAAAGTGATGCAGATGAAGAGCTTCTGTTTAATATTCC ATTTACGGGCAATGTCAAGCTCAAAGGCATCATTATAATGGGAGAGGATGATGACTCACACCCCTCTGAGATGAGACT gTACAAGAATATTCCACAGATGTCCTTTGATGATACAGAAAGGGAGCCAGATCAGACCTTTAGTCTGAACCGGGATCTTACAGGAGAATTAGAGTATGCTACAAA AATTTCTCGTTTTTCAAATGTCTATCATCTCTCAATTCATATTTCAAAAAACTTCGGAGCAGATACGACAAAGGTCTTTTATATTGGCCTGAGAGGAGAGTGGACTGAG CTTCGCCGACACGAGGTGACCATCTGCAATTACGAAGCATCTGCCAACCCAGCAGACCATAGGGTCCATCAGGTTACCCCACAGACACACTTTATTTCCTAA